The DNA segment GGATGCACAACATCATACACTTAATACGGCTGTGCCAGtataaataaatgctttaacaacagtgtttgtgctgcaaaTCACATTTACATGCTTATGTCAGGTCATTCAAGTAATTAACAACAAGTTAACACAATAATTCTAACCGGTCGAAATGAGACTGTTGTGTTACATCATGATGGACTAaagcaaaaaaactaaaacaaccCTACATTTGTAATAAAGGAAGCCTTGTTAGTATACAGCAGCAGCGGTATCCTACAGATGGAGATCTTGATGTATAGCCACTAAAACCACTTTTAAACTACAGCTAATGAAGAGACCACAACTGCAGCTTTGTAAAAGTGTGGGTACAATTGaccaaagaaaaactgattcaCTAATGTCACTCATGCGGTTACTTCCCAGTGTTCTCCTTGCATTACTAGAGTGCTTTAAATAATAACACTGCAGTCAAACGAGTTTATCTGATCTATGTTGTTGATAAAAGGGATTTAAGCCTTCTAGGAAGGACACCTGCCTAATCATGAACCACTTTATCATCATGTTAAGCTGAGCTGACCGACAGTTGAAGGTTAGGCAAGGAGAAGTTTACTAGGAATTTAGAGAACCTAATTCTTTAAAGTTTCTTATTCCAAatataatgagaaataaaagaattCAGAGACTTAAAAATGCTGGGGTTAAATAGCACGGGagattatgaaataaataatttaatatggTTGGttttttataatgttgtttCTCCCCAAGAAGGAAGTAGCAAAGGAAGTTCTCTTCCTCAGGTCGTTTTTAAGTTTGAGTTTTAGTTCAAAGAGAATAAATAGTCTCAAATAAGTTATTTAGATCAGGAGtgacaaaaatatcaaagtatctTCGACCCCTCTCTCACACCTGAAGTGTAGGTTGTACTGGCCTTTCCCAGGGGGGCATTAAAGGGCAAGACAACAGATTTCCCTAAATTAATTTGATAGCCAGATTAAGCTCTAAACTAGGTTATAAAATTTAGAACTACTGGAATTCATTTTTCAGGATTTCTAACGTACAACAGAACATCATGTGCGAGTAGTCGAATAGAGGAATAATGTGATTTTCTTCACCCTCTGTGACCCCATCTATGTCGGGATTAGTCCCGATGACCTCACCCGAGGGCTCCGTGAATAATGTATACAGTAATGGTGACAAAAGGGCCCTCTGTCTGCAACCTGTAAGCACAGGAAAACCCTCAGACATCAGGCCGTTAGTGTTGACTTTTCTCTATTGGATCTGAGTAAAGAGTTTTAATCATGTTACTAAGACCAGAGCCCAGACCAAAGACTCCACTCTGAGTCTTTTCAGCATCCAAAGAAATGATAAATGCTTTATGAGTCCAGCAACAATCATACTAATGTTCTTGTTTCTTCCACCAGGTCGCCTCTTGGATGCCACCCACAGTTACATGTACGTCTTCCTGTTGGCGGGCTGCGAGGTCACGCTGTCAGCCATCGTTTTGGCCTTGGGCAACTTCTTTTGCATTACTAAGAAACAGGAGGATCAGGAGGCGAAGATGGAGATGGCTGTGACGGCTTCAGAGAAGGAGGGGCTGAACCGAGCGGTGGAGGccgaggatgatgaagaggagccGAGGGAAAGAGAGAATGGAAAAATGAAAGCGGGAGAGGAGGCGATGACGGTGAAGGAGAcgggggagggaggagatgagACGCAGTTATAAAGGATGAGAACTAGAGACGACAAAAGACAAACTGTGCACCAAGAGCACAAGAATAAAAcgcactgatgatgatgatgatgatgatgatgatgatgatgatgatgatgatgatgatggctaACGGGTGGTGTAAGGAGCCACAGAGACAGCGAGGGGGAACAAAGCAGGGTAAGAGAGCTGATGTTGCCCTGTAGATCAAAATCACAGGTCCACATCATGGGCACAAGACAGAGAGGGGTCATTGTTAAGAACTGGTTTCACCTGAACCGGTTCACCAGATGCTTTACACAGCTGTTACCTTATACTGTTTATGCTGCAAATACAGCCCTTTATTAAGACAACTGCTCTGTGCTGAGTCTGCTCAGACACGCACTGTATTTTAGAACAAAGTAATGGGTTTCCAGTTTTGTTCACATTTCTCAGCAATGTTTTTCTCATTCAAGgtttaatgattttaaagaacctgaccaaaaaaaaaaaaaaaaaaaaaaaagtccacttAACGCAtctttctggagctttcagtcatatcTCACAGCCTTCATCAGCACATGGAGCTTTTTTCAAATCTATGTGGTGTGGATCTCCTTTCCCTCCATATACGACCACTTGTTACCACATGACTCAAGTTCCACGCTTTGGTCTGGTGATGACAACCTCTATTCACtaatgaagactgtgagatgcagctgaaagctctggaagTGCTCTAGTAAGTGAGCTGTGTTGAGATTATATGGTCAGACTGTTGCTCTCCGGCTAAAGAACGCACCTTTCACACTCAACTCTCAAACACTGTATTTCCTTGTTTGTTGcacttgtgttttatttattgagagtatttatcagattttttatCACATTCAAAATCTGGTTGTAAAAATGAAGAATTTAATATTTTGGGCCACTTGATGACGGCAGCTGAATGGCAAACTGTAGCTGTTCACTCATGGATGAAATTGAAAAAGGTTTTTGTCGTGTCTTCCATTATTCGTGTGTTCTGCTTCCAGATGTCATCCAGTTGTTGCCAGATGAATTTGTGATACTTGAACAAACTTGGATTGTGAGTCTCAGTGTGATACGTCAGTGTTGTTCACCTGGTTGATGATTGTATGTTCTATGTTGTGTGTACTGTTCTGTAAAGATCGGCTTTACTGATACTGAACACTGGTGCCTCCTGTATTATGTTGTGATATGAAACCAGAGGACTGCGCTGTGAAGCAGGTTCAACACACTCAGGATAACCTTTCCTTCTCTGGCTTAACTGAACCTGACATCCGACGTCCTGATAACCTGTACTATGAAGCCGGTTATCAACCTGTCCGGTTACCAGCGGGTTCatatgaaagaggaagagttttCAGTTATAAGCAACATCACCAGAGCCATGAATATAATACTTCATATTAGAAGAAACACTGATACCTGCAGGTAAAATTCAGTTATAGCGACGTCCAAAAGTGACATTCAAccaggtgaaatgtaaacaatatgatcacatgactagaATAAAGCAGGACCACTAGAAATCATTTCCAATTGTTAAAGCCAGATTAAggatacagtattttttctcttcagtctgaTAATGAACACACTGTTCTGAACACACTGTTCATGTGAAGCAGATAAAACAGCTAAAgctaatgtcagactgtttctgctgcagagaggagagaaagaaaagaggagagaaagaaaagaggagagaaagaaaagaggagagaagtagttgatgtctgatgagtcagactgactgaaatgttcatttataatgatGGGAGTGTTAAGTGTGGGTCATTGTTGGTTCAGTGTTTCTTTCTTGTtgtgttattctgagctgcagtgatgaagaggagagtaaaagcttcatcactgtcaggaatcctgccagattaaagaatctgtgttcaggtcaaatTAAGCTCTAACAGTCATTATTAGTTATTTAGTGATAAACTCTCCTGTTTGTtgacacatggaaagactctACTGCTTGTTACTGTTTATCACTTTATTATAAACTCTTTTGTccgtcaggatcctgtaggaatgatgactcagttttcCCAGGTATCTGATTtttcagtagtttggctgtCGACAGGTTGTGATCTGATCCTTGAAAGTTAACCTGCTCCAGAGTaggttaggagttcagcgtCAGTTACCATAGTGATTTAGTCCGGTAACAAGCTAATTgttgtaggactgaaaacccagacttaaacctgaagttaccttgATAACTTCAAATCCCACTTAAGAGTAGAGGCCTCAGACGCTGTGATACGCATGCTCCTGTGTATCTGTATCTGGATATAGTGTTCAACACACCGACACTAAGAAGCACCCACAACTTGCTTGGGTGAagaaatgtaacacacacacacacacacctgcactgacCCAGCTTTGTTTCTGAGCCgttttcacaaagatattttcaGTGGAGAAAGAACTCAGATAATTAGCTTAACTGCACTTTCTGACTGGACTGAATTCCTCCGATGATCAGAGTCCCACCTGCTGTGTAATTGCATATGTGCAAAGGTCTTCTATATTTGTTGCAGCCTTAAAAGTTCTCCTGTAACACCCCCTGTTGGTCTCTGAGACAAACTGATTCATTCACAGCATCTATAAAGTCATGACACCACACCGTACAagtaattcatttatttacagtgtaagtacacaaacaaatataaatgagAAAAGTAAATCTTGCTGATCTGGTCGCTTACATAATTCAACAGGTGTATAGTGGCTGACCGAAGGGATCGAGGATCAGAAATCAAAAACTACAGACTGAGCAGCAGCGAGGATGAATTACGACGGGCCGATCTGACAGATGTGACAGAGGGTGTTCGTCACAGCCGAGGAGCGTCACACGAGTCGAGCCGAATATAAAAACCCCCCAGGacgctgccgctgctgctggagaagcCTGTGGGAGGATGAAGGTCAGCTCTCCTCTCCACGTTCTCCATGGAGAATAATTTCAGTAATTGTTTGTTTAAGGGGATTCACAATGCCCATGGAAATGCCGCAGTTTGCAACACTGGTGCAGGATCACTGAGCCTCTCACAGCCAGAGCAGTGGCTGTGTTCAGAGCCGTCCTCACAggtcagtgaaaacaaagacatgagaaaTCATTTACACGCCAGTATTACAAGTACTTCACAgcttcaaaataatacaaataagaaaaatgagAATGTTTATCTGTACACAGTGAGTGGAGATCTAGTGTAATACGTCAGATGACGCCCTCGCCCCCTACAGTTATGTATAGAGCACTAGAAAAGGGAGCAGGGCTTTACTGGACAGTACACCAGAGCCTGGGAGGTGAACAGACAACATCTTGCCAACTAATGGGTGAATACACAACCTCCTGCAACCAATATACCAAAGCATATTTTTGGTATGTTCATGGGATCAACTAGCACTCAAGCCTCCACATCTGACTCTGAAGGCTTTACCTCTAAACATGCAAAGAAgtagtttctttttatttaatacaaATGGCTATAGAGTTACTGAAGAGAGCCGTCAGTGGTGGGAATTATTAAAAACGGGGGAAAGTGGTTGGTAGGAGGGAGAGAATGAAAACTGCAAATACCAATGAAAAGCATCACACGCCGAAAACTACccatacatatataaaatgaaGAGCTGCTGGTTCAGCTTGATACACCGTACtgcaaaaaagagagaagagctgTTTCTGATCAGGTATGAACTAGCAATCATTGACAATGGAAATGTAgggtttcaaaaaaaaaaaaaagaagaagaagaagaagaagaagaagaagaagaattactctcccacagaaggaggagaagcCAGTGGCGCTAACTGTTGTATCATCAGTCTGTGTCCTAGAAAAGACGCGGGGTTACCATGTTTTCCCTGGACAAACCACTGCCCATTCAGAATCTGGTGgtagaggtggaggtgggggcaGTGCAGAGGATTGTGCAAATGTCTCCTGAAAAAGTGGACAGACCAGTCCTGAGGTCCAACATGCTTTAATGTTTTCCAAGGTCAGACCAACACACAGAAAGGGGAGGAGAATGGGGGAGACGGAGGGGGGCTTGGGAGATTCTGAAGGAGGCAACGGTACtgagagctgtcagtcaaagcaGTTTGTGCTGAGTCAGAAGCTGGCTTCCAATGGTAACTGTAGTAGAAGTAATTaatagtggtggtggtggtggtagtatTAGTATGTCAGATTGCTTCTGAGTGAACAGGGCTTGGTCTGCCAGGTTGCATTGTGGGGGGGGCTCATCGAGGAGCTAGAAGATGGAGACCAGCAGGCAGCGCACCGGACACCATCTGGAGGAAACACAGGACAGGAAGCAGGGAGGtcaaaaaaaagcaacaacccCATACCTCATCTACATCACTGGGTGCATTGAGCTTCACATGCATGCTTCCCTGCACTGTCACTGCTTCTGCATAAACATGTACAGACATAGAGCCCTTTTATTTGTCTACAGGCATTTACAAGCcaccaaaaacacattattcatGTTCACCCCATAAGCTACATTATCAAAAAACTACATTATTTCTAAACTGTGGAAACACCTGCATGGTTGTAACTAGAGATGGCTGATTGGTCCTGTCCCAATATTTGACTTTGGATAGATTCATACAACTTGATATACAAAGTACTTTAACAATGCTACGAAGGGAACAAGCTGTCAGAAGGCTTTCAGCATCAGGCAGGAAATAAGCAAGGATGTGTAAAATTATAAAACTGAATAAAGGAAGTCAAAGAGTACAATGATTAGTGGCGGagctgtgaagcagctgcaggcaCATGATAAACATGGCGTAGCGATTTAGCCAGTGATGCATACTGCAGAACAGCAAAGATGGCGGTTCAGAAACTGCTGTGGTTTCCACAGTTCGACTGATGTTTGATGAAGCCAATCCCAAGTACATTAACATTACCACTGTTCAAGTCAGCTAGTCTGAACAATAACAAAGCTGTAAGCAAAACTTCGAGATAATCTGCAAACAATACTGACATGTCACAGGCTGACGGAAACACTGGCAGCTGTTATTATTCCTCTATTCAGTTACTGGCTGTGAAGAAATCCTATGCAGAGTGACTGGAAGTGAATGAGTTCATGAGTTCGATTCTTAGGTTCAGCTGAAGCCACCATTAGCTGTTTTCCACAACAGAATCTTAGTAACCCAGAATCTGTAAGAACCCAAAAAGTCCAGGTTCTACATTCTGCCTTGTTTGTGCAGTGTGAGGAAGTACGTTATGTTAATAGTAACAGTGAGGTAATGTTGGTTTCAAATTCATGCAACATTTCAACATTAGTGCATTTCCTGCATAACTGATTGTTGCGTTTGCCATTTTGCTAACCAGCAGTTAACAGCATTTGTTCCCACATACCTGGACCATGAATTTAGTAGCACGTCCAGGGCAGTGAAATTAAGGCTCCACAACTCACTCCCAAGTACAGCAGAAACCAAAATGTGACATTGGCTACACCTTAAGTTATGGGTTGTTAAGTTCCTGTGGTGTAAAACACCTATATGAAGCTTCAGTGTTCTGGGTTTTACTTATCAGCTGGGTATCTTTGTCCTAGTAGTCGTGAGTCAGCTTATTGCCAGTGTTTTGTTCCAGCAACAAACCTACAGTAAATGCAGCTAGCAGAATGTAAAcctctgcagcacagcaaagaaaacacaatctgTGCAAACACACTGAATCTTTGAGAGAATCCTGTTATCAAAAGACATAGAACATGGACTGATTAGACTGATCTTAGACTGACTTTATTGCCCCCCTCCTAAAAGCCCTCCCTGTCTGAACTGATGACATGCTCTCAGCCACAGCCATAAGAAAGCTCAATGCTGACTTGCAAACGAGTAACTTCATATCATGCAAGTGTTTAGTGTGGAAGACCAGAGGCAGGAGTCTGAGGGTGAAGTAACACGGGAACTGCATCAAGCAAGGTTGGAGGTGTGGGTGTAGGTAAGGGTGGGTGAAATTCCTTTGGGTGCTACAGCTGACGGCCCGCCATCTGATCGATGTGGCCTCAGGCATCAAACCAACACTGCAAGCAACAAGCCACAGGCGCAGAGCTGATTAAAGGGGCACCATGTCACCCTGAGTAGGCAATGAGGGAGTTACATTCTTAGGCTCTGATGCACTGCAATGCATTATCCACTCCAGTTCTCAAGAGGACTGCACTCTCATGCTCAGATAGTATCAGTAGTATAAGTCAGTATCTGATTGTTCAGTGAGACTTAGACTTGATATAATTAACAGCTAAGTAGATTTACTATCTACTAGCTGTGATGGTTCCGTGTTATGACACCAATAACTGGCCAATCAAGCTAAGTCTCATTCACAAACTGGATGTGAAGCTCACTGGAGACGGACTCACATCTGCTGTAGTGTTCATCCCCGATTCCAGGTAAAACTACCTCTAAATGCTGCCAATCTAATGTCGTGCCCACcacatgttttcttcttgtgtCCCTTCTCTTTTAGGAGAATTTGATGAAGCAGAAACTAGGCTGGAAGCAAAACACCCTGGAACCGGGACTGAACACGAGCCCACTGTAGAACTGGAGTTCGGATCCATGCATCCCTGGTGCTTTAGGGACGGGACTCACCCAGTGTTGCCGCCGTCACACAAGGACGTGGCGAGCGTCTACTTGGCGTGATGCTCGTAGGGAATGCTATTCTGAGGTTcggggaagggagagagaaggccCAATATGTCAAGTCAGAACCCACATGCTGCACCAACCACACAACTGGAGAAATCTGGCTGAACAGCAGCACTGCTCTCTAACAGGAGACATGAGGCTGATGTGCTGTAACAGCTGAATTACAGAGactttcttctttctgctcTGGATCTGGGTCCTGTGTGAAGCACTACACATCAGTCTGTAAATCATGTTGACAAAAACTTCAGGAGAATCACTCTAATCAGACTAATGACTAATGATCTTACGAAGCAGTAGGATGCAGACTTCCACGAAGTTTAAtgaactttaaaatgtaattccACCTCTAATGGTTACTATAAAGCCTCCTGTGTATTTAGGGGAGAGCTTGTACTGAAAGCCTAGTCTGGGGTGAAGTGGAATTATctatagtatagtacagcttCTTCTTTCTACCCATGCTAGTGGGTTTGGTGACACAGTCTGATGAAAGTAGATGTTTTATCTCAGAGGTGTCTTGTACCTGTGAGGTGGACATGCGGGAGGTGTCCTGCCGTCCCGTTAGGTCTGAGGATGACACGTTGACGGGAGCGCCGCGGTGCAGTCGCATGCTGACCTTTCGTTCACGCTCCATACCAGACACTTGTCGAGGAGACGTGTTTGCTGGAGATCAGAGACACAGGATTGATATGATGATAAAATTCATTAATACTTCTGTATTTTCATCAGGTTCTACACAAATATGTCTGGCTACTCTTTTTGACTCATGTGTCTGAGTTTGtgtaaagacaacaaaacatttattttgcatcaacTATATTTAAATACGGTACAAAATGATAACTGAAATCAGGAAACTTGGTGGTGTCATCATCAATGACTGAACACCTAGCGTAACTTGTGTCCACAATTTTACTCAAAACCCTTTGCACTAAACAAATGGTTTTACAGCATCTGTATCAGTATCGCCTACTGAGGGAGTGAACTGACCTGTGTGTGAGGTGGGTGTTAGCGGGGTAGGTGGGGCACCATCCTGGGTTCCTCTTGGTCTTCCTGATACGGCAGGTATTCCTCTGGCCCCTGGGTTCCTGCCGTGCCTCAGCCTGTCCTCCCGGTCACggcgctctctctctgcttcctctgctgcacGGTTGGCTCCCTGTCAACAACAAGACCAAGCAATCAACAAAAACACGACTGATAGCAAAAGACTAAGAGTCTCGAGCCATGCTTGAGCTCTGTTAGGCTGTATTTGgaacagcagtgctttgagctaaatgctaatgtcaacatgttACCATACAATGAGAAAACTAACTTGCTGATGTTAAAGAGGtgtaatgtttgttgttgtaaaattTGACCTTATGATGGTGctagaaaaaatgtcagaggatAACAGAAGTTGTTACAATTAATCCTAAGGAAGAAATGTCACATCATGATCATTAATCAATCATAAATCGTCAAGTCAGTAGGATACGATTAGGGATGCCgcaatcactttttttttttttaagagtatTAACCAAAGGTGATTGGTGACTAGAAGCATTAATTCCTATCTACCGATCACGTATTTTTGCTGGCGATCAATAGGTGCATCCCTAAATACGATGCCTGGGCATCTCCAATATCTGTATCAAAATTTGTGCCAATCTGGTGGATGTTGAGATTTTATACAGGAGAAGTGAAAATTTTGACATGCTGGTGGATCCACAAGTAAAGCCAGGGTTCACCAAGATAAGTAGGATTCATCTACCGgtcaacataaatatttataccAAGATTCAAATAGTTAAGatattttaaagtatattttttggggcttttatgcctttaatggacagcacagtggagagtgacaggaaacggggaggcagagagagggggaatgacatgcagtgaaaggccgtccgatgcgggattcgaaccggggccgactgcagcgaggactgtagcctcttcacatggggcgcctgcttaaaccactacgctacacaacGCCCCTAGTTAAGATATTTTAGTGTGGGTTTAAGCAGTGGAACAACTGACTGACATCCCCAGAGCCTTGTTGCTATCATagctaaaaaagaaatatgagaCTTATAATTAAGTTCATGACCACGATTAATAAGGAGGCTTATTCATTTATACCTGGTATCAGTCTGACATGAcagtcattatattattatatggaAGCATGATGTTTACTCAACAGCAAAGGTTCTTCCACCACAACAAAAATTAAAGCTTGCAGGAAAATGAAGATGACATGaatacaatatgaaaatgatcagatgccaaaataaaggcaaaatcattttaatctaaaaatatcAGCTATGCCTTTTGCTACTGTGGCTGACATTTCAACTGCATACAGTTCAGACATTATGATAAGTACTCACAAACTTAAGCATGTTCCAGTCAAACACATAGTCATAAGAGAAGCCCTGTCTGTGAAACAGGTTCCTGAAGAGCTGCCGTAGGTACGAATAGTCCGGCTTGTCATCGAAGCGCAGGGAGCGACAGAAATTCAGGTAGGTCGCAAACTCAGctgtgacagagagggaagatACATTTCTCAGCAGATGGATATTGACCAATATGGGTcataatgaaatcattttagAATAGTTTTACATAAAACCTAAAAGAAGTGAAACTCACAGGGATAGCCCTTGCAAAGCACCTCAATGGGGGTGGACATTTTCTTCTCACTGATGCGTTCATACTTCTGCCTCTTGGTAGCGGCCTTGAGGCCTTGCCAAGGCAGCGAGCCCAGATTAAAGTACATGAGAACATAGCCCAAGGACTCCAGGTCATCACGCCTTGACTGCTCTGTAGAGGGAGACAACAGACAAGGAGAAGGTTGAAGAGAGGTGGAACAATTGGTCACAGAAAAAATTCCATCTTCAAATTCAGTGTCTAACAACGTGTTCAAGTCAAACAGGTCTACTGTACCAATCCCGAGATGTGTGTTGATGGAGGCGTAGCGTGCAGTGCCAGTCAGGTTCTTGTTCTCGCGGTAGGGGATGTGCTGGTGTGTGCGAGCATCACGATACTTTTTTGCCAGGCCAAAGTCAATGATGTAGACTAGGTTGCCCTTTTTGCCGAGTCCCATCAGGAAGTTATCAGGCTTCACATCTCTGTGGATGAAGTTCTTGGAGTGAATGTACTCAATGCGACTGATCTGTGGATGAgaagaacaaaaagacaaactaGGTCACTAGGGAAGAGCAGATTAATGAGTTAAACGACTAAACTTGATGCCTATGATgttaattaaatgttattaaatcCTTCATAATTTTTCAGATATTCCATGAAGTTTCTTCTTCGCTATAAAGGCCAAACATTCCTGTCTTCAACAGGGGCTACTCAAGCCCTTTCTGCTCTCATTGTACAATCTGAAAGGAGGCTTTGGGATCCACTCCAGCAGTAGACAGTAggtaaagagtgtgtgtgaagtctcACCATTTGGTCGGCCAGCAACAGGACCGTCTTGAGGCTGAACTTGCGAGAGCAGAAGTTGAAGAGATCCTCCAGGCTGGGCCCCAGCAGCTCCATCACCATCACATTGTAGTCACCTTCTGCTCCACACCACTTTATTGTTGGAATGCCCACTGCAGAAACACGGGAGCAAAGGCAATTACAATGGAAGGTACACAAAAATGTGGTCTAAAGAACATCTCCTGATGACATATGAggcaaaaggtaaaaaaaaaaaaaaaaaaaaccccctaAAACAAGTGAGAAGTGAAActggctgcagcagcatcaccaGGGAAGATACCAGGCATTCGACAGTGTGTATGGGTTGCAACTTGTGACAGCACATTCTTTGCATATTTTGTCTGCACTGTTACCATTTTCTGTCCCGCTCCTTCTATTCAGGGTGACAGGGGGCAAACATGCTTTGCTATAAGGTGATAGTGCTAACAACGGAGCCTACATAGAAGAATTATGTAGAAAAAGAGGCTACAATTATTACAGTTTACccaatattaacatttacacaactggtaaaaaactttaactttaacccTCAGCTGTGGATACACCCATTATTTGTCCTCAAATGACATGGGGATGCATGGATTCAGGATCCCAGAAAGTCAGTCCCtcatcttcagtgttttttggTGACTTTTGGATCGCAAGCTGCTGAAGTCATGTATGCATCAGATTAACATGGAGGAGGCAAACAAGGGTGGATGGAAGTGAAGGGGTGGATGGAAGTAAAGGGAGTGAATCAATGAGGAAGAGGACAGCAAGGAAGGAGATTAGAGGGCAGGAAAAACAGATCATGTGAAGTATGAAAAGAGGGGTAAATAAAcctgatggacagacagaggggggtGTGGGTGGAAACAGAACAGAAGCCCAATGAGAGATGAGGATTTCAGCATGTGAGCTGATACGTCACCTCCTCCTTGCATCATCTTGTAGATCTTGCTCTCGATGTGGAGCTGGGGGTGTTTGGTCTTCACACATTCCAGCTTAATTGCAACCTCCTCACCCACTGAAATATCTGTGCCTGGAAAAGGACAAATGGAAATACACATGGTGATTTTAAAGGATCTGTGAactaaaattacataaaaacacacttaccaacatacacatacagatatCTTAAATCTTATCCAGCTAAGTCCTGAAACATACACTGCTCAGACATCATCAAttgtttctcattaaaaatgtaaccTGACAGATTTCTATCAGCTTGCTACTAAACCAAACTCCAAATTTTCTATATATCTAATATCTGCTAATATAGAGTGCCATAAATTATATTGagtttatttctctctcacagtcCAAACTTGTGTGAAGTAgtacaacataaaaatgtataaagcaAAGTTTGAATATTGAGAATTTAAACTTTTTCCATGATCATAATCTacttcaaacagaaaacagagataGGTGACTATAGCCCTTTTAATACTTCCTCTTCAAAGGCAGGAATGTTGTGCCTTTATTCCACCTCGCTGTTCAGTCTAAAAGGTATGACAGTGATCTGTTGTTCCACCATTATGCTGACGCTGGAGTTAGTGACTAGGGATGGGCATTTTCAGTAATTCAATATTCGAGTACTCTCATTACCTTATGATCGAGTATTCAGTTACTCgaaaattatatatatgtatatatttttttttaccgtaaaaaaaagaaatacgaGAGGTCTGTGTCCaactggaaacacaagcagaaTGTTAAGCTTGCGTTTCCAGTCGGACACAGACCTCCCGACCAAGCCTACTCTTTGGCTGTCGGAGAACATGATATGCAAGTTTAACGCCAAATATCTTGAACTGCACGTTATTGTCGTCTTTTTTTACCAAAGTATTTCCCGACATGAATTTCCCTAGTCACGGCTGCCATGGTGCACGGAACGGACGGGAAGTATGTGACCCGCCACCa comes from the Seriola aureovittata isolate HTS-2021-v1 ecotype China chromosome 21, ASM2101889v1, whole genome shotgun sequence genome and includes:
- the csnk1db gene encoding casein kinase I isoform X1; the protein is MELRVGNRYRLGRKIGSGSFGDIYLGTDISVGEEVAIKLECVKTKHPQLHIESKIYKMMQGGVGIPTIKWCGAEGDYNVMVMELLGPSLEDLFNFCSRKFSLKTVLLLADQMISRIEYIHSKNFIHRDVKPDNFLMGLGKKGNLVYIIDFGLAKKYRDARTHQHIPYRENKNLTGTARYASINTHLGIEQSRRDDLESLGYVLMYFNLGSLPWQGLKAATKRQKYERISEKKMSTPIEVLCKGYPSEFATYLNFCRSLRFDDKPDYSYLRQLFRNLFHRQGFSYDYVFDWNMLKFGANRAAEEAERERRDREDRLRHGRNPGARGIPAVSGRPRGTQDGAPPTPLTPTSHTANTSPRQVSGMERERKVSMRLHRGAPVNVSSSDLTGRQDTSRMSTSQMVSGALPAGLHLLAPR
- the csnk1db gene encoding casein kinase I isoform X2; translated protein: MELRVGNRYRLGRKIGSGSFGDIYLGTDISVGEEVAIKLECVKTKHPQLHIESKIYKMMQGGVGIPTIKWCGAEGDYNVMVMELLGPSLEDLFNFCSRKFSLKTVLLLADQMISRIEYIHSKNFIHRDVKPDNFLMGLGKKGNLVYIIDFGLAKKYRDARTHQHIPYRENKNLTGTARYASINTHLGIEQSRRDDLESLGYVLMYFNLGSLPWQGLKAATKRQKYERISEKKMSTPIEVLCKGYPSEFATYLNFCRSLRFDDKPDYSYLRQLFRNLFHRQGFSYDYVFDWNMLKFGANRAAEEAERERRDREDRLRHGRNPGARGIPAVSGRPRGTQDGAPPTPLTPTSHTANTSPRQVSGMERERKVSMRLHRGAPVNVSSSDLTGRQDTSRMSTSQHSLRASRQVDARHVLV
- the csnk1db gene encoding casein kinase I isoform X3, producing the protein MELRVGNRYRLGRKIGSGSFGDIYLGTDISVGEEVAIKLECVKTKHPQLHIESKIYKMMQGGVGIPTIKWCGAEGDYNVMVMELLGPSLEDLFNFCSRKFSLKTVLLLADQMISRIEYIHSKNFIHRDVKPDNFLMGLGKKGNLVYIIDFGLAKKYRDARTHQHIPYRENKNLTGTARYASINTHLGIEQSRRDDLESLGYVLMYFNLGSLPWQGLKAATKRQKYERISEKKMSTPIEVLCKGYPSEFATYLNFCRSLRFDDKPDYSYLRQLFRNLFHRQGFSYDYVFDWNMLKFGANRAAEEAERERRDREDRLRHGRNPGARGIPAVSGRPRGTQDGAPPTPLTPTSHTANTSPRQVSGMERERKVSMRLHRGAPVNVSSSDLTGRQDTSRMSTSQNSIPYEHHAK